The genomic DNA TGTCCAGAGTTACGCCCAATGTATCTCGTTTCCGGAGTTTCCGCCGTCTTCGATCATGGGCCAAAGGATTGTCGATGTGTTTGCGTTGTATTGAGTGCTCGACCACTCGTGGCGGCAAGCCATCGTTGCGCTTGACCAGGTTGATGGCGTCAACGGTCGTGCCAAGAACGCTTGCGGTGAAAGCGACAGCCACTGAAGTTCGCATCCCGAATGAAACACGCGCCAGAGCCAGGACGTGAGGTCGATGCGACCACGGGACAGGGCTCAGCGGCGATCCATGTATGTGTATTATACAGCGAGAAGAAAAGTCTCGATCTGCTCACATGGCCTCGTCCAGCTGTACGCAATGTTCAATGACGCGGCCGTTTGTTGCGACTAGTGCTGCTACCCACACTGGTGGCAATGTCGTCGTGTACATGGATCCGGCACAGCCGCTAAGATGACTTTTGTCTCAAAGCGATGGATTTCTGGCCGTCATCTGAATTCTGCTTAGAACTGATGACGCTTTCGCTGATGTTGGATGAAAGTAAGCGTGAAGAATGCCCTCGGAAGATTGATCCTCGCGGCGCTCGAGGACGGCCGGTAAGTTTAATGCAAAGAGGCAATTTGATATGCTTGCGCGTCCAGGCTGCCGGTTACGTATTGCAGCTGCATGAATCGAAAGCCGCAAAATCGGCATCGCGAAACAGAAATGCCGATTCGCCTGACACTACATCAAGGTTACATGCGACATGCAATAGAGGCACACAAACTTACAGCTTTGCATTCGCCAATGTTCTTGTCGGGAACCCACTGTCAGCAGGGGCAAAGCAAGGCCAGAGGAGGGGCGACACTTTCTCGTCCGAGCATCTTGGCGCAATCCGCACTCTTCGTGCTCGCACTATCTCGTGTCGCACAATATTGGCATCCAGACACAGGGCGCGTGTGGACGAATCTTTGTCAGACCGGGTCCCCATTCTCGGCATGCAGACGCAGTGCTACTTTTCATGTGAGAGAATCCCGGTGCTGATGCTTCAGCAAGGATGGTCTCCGGCATTCTGTTGACCGGCCAGTCTGCGAAGGGCATTGCGCCTTCTGTTTCCTTCATTGTCTGGACGCTGGATTGCTGGCACTGTGCTTGCGCGTGATACTGCTTGGAAACACCAGCAAGCTATGCTCTGCGGAGGGAGCCCCGTGGTCGCACTGTTGTAGCGCAGCGCGTAGCTCCATGTCAGTACTCGCTCCGGCGTCCTGATAGCTGCAATGGTCCGGACTGAGTACCCACAAGTGGGCAAGGAAAGATAATATATATGCCTGTTGGTGCGCCTTTGTGCTACGATTGAGATGTCGTTGACGCGTGCAGTCAAGATCAAGAGTCTCGCGAGGGCGGATCAAGGCAAGCCAAGTCGGGGCTGAGTCCTTTGGCCAACGCTCTTGCATGGCGCTTGAGCATTGGGGTGGAGCGAGCACGATCCTTCTTGgctcctgctgcgctgcACAAATCAAGAAAGATCGGGACAAACGTATTGAGACAATTCCGTCTGAGGACTTTCAGACGAATGTTTCCATGCTATCTCCTGCAGAGCAACAATTACTGTCATGACTGAACAGCGGGTCGCTTGAACGGATGTGCCTCAGTATTGAAGACCCAGTCGTCTAGACTGATGGAATCGACTTCTGAGTAAAGCAAGTAGAAGTACTTCAAAGTCTCGGCGAGCCAGAAACTTTCCATGCTGTTCATCTTGACGCTGTGTCCCGTACTCTCGAGCCAAGCAGGATCGTACGTTACATCTGCGAGCGCAGCGTTCGCGATGTCCGTTTCTGTAGCATTGACGATACTGGTAAACATTTCCCATCCTCGATCCAGCAGGTATGTCTGCCCGGTAGTCCTATAGAGGATGAATACGCTCTCGATCGTTTCCGGCCGCAGAATGTATCGCCTATCCCGGATATTGGTGAAGCCTTTAGGCAGCCGAAGGTCGTCGATCGGATCTTGGTCTCGGGTCGCATCGAATTGGTTGACGGCATCTCGCCACTTCTCTTCGTCCCACGGGCATTCTCCCTGGCGCGAAGGGCACGGAACCATTTCGAAGACTTCGGGCATGACTCCCATTGGCAAAGCTTGATATGCCCAGATGCATCCATCTGTAAGCTTCTTGCCGATATCCACATGATCCTCCTGCTCGGTCAATCGTCCACCGAGTGCGAACATGCCTCCAGCGAAGCACACCAAATGCTGGCCTTGTGGTTCCAGCTTGGGCGGCTTGCCCATCTCTGCACGTACGTTGCCGCTCATCAGAATATCAGCGCCGTCCGGCGTCATCGGCTTCCAAAGGTTGTGTTTGATGGCGGTCTTCATACTTCGCTTGTACATTCGCGCGTAGATGGGGTCGGTTCCTCCCAACAAAGCATGCATCTTCGGAAAGTACTCGTACAGTGAGTCCGACATCGCGGAGAGTGTAAAGTAGGTGTCTTTGGTAAAATCAGCATCGCGGCCATTTACCACGACTTGAAACATCCCAGGAAGGTGAGTATCTTCCTGCTGCTTTGCAAATAGTTGCATGACCCGGTTGACCGCATCGAAATATCGCATGTCTCCTGTTAGCTGCGACAAGTGAGTAAATTCCATACTCAAAGAACCAATTTCAGCAACAAGCACGACATCGTCAGCGACCTGTCGAGTCGTGAGAGCAGCTTGGGGACGCCAACGAGTTATAGGCATGTGGTTTGGAGTGTCAAACGCCTTCAATAGCATTTCACCAAACTCTGTGGCCTTGTCCAACAGTCTCTTATCTTCACTGAGATCGTATGCAGATAAGAATCCGCCCAAGTGCCTGATTGTAGTTTCAAACACATTGACAGATTCTTCTGTGCACTTGGAAAGATCGATCGTGATCGCAGCTTGAACAGCTTGCTCAAATTCGTCCTTCAGGTCCTGCGAAAAGCTCAATGCTTAGCAGAGTTCAAGTCGAACCACATACTATCGATATTTTGCGACTCACCATGATCCAGAGAGTATCGAGAGAGTCCACCAAAGTCGCGGCCCATCCGCCAAAGCCATTCTTGAAATTGCCCGTGATAGGTGTAACTTCGTCCATGAGCCAGGCATGTTCGGTGTAAGCTTTCCAACATCGCTGAAAGGTAGCTTTCACGGCGGCTCGTCTTTCTCGTCGAATGGCTGCTTGCTCTGCTGTCTCTTTTGCGAAATCGAATTGAACCTTGGGAAGCCTTCGAGGTTTTGCTGTGGGTAGAGATGTGATGCTCTCGGGCTGATAATGCAAAGGAACGTCCGACCAGCGGAATTGCCCATCATTCTGACTTTTGCCAGAGCGGAAGAATGCAGCATATTGAATTCTCGTTTGAGATGCTATATTCTGCCGAAAGTGTGTGAGGACGATTAAGGCGACCACCGCCACGCCGGCGTAGGTCACGTAACGGCGAAGTGATATCATTGTCGACTGTCGCCAAATTCGTATGTCATGGAAACTCCAATGCCTCCCATGAGGTCAGCCTCCTGCCAAAGACGTACCGCTTCCAAGACCGCGTGTGATGCAAGGCATTCAATGTTGTTGCCAGAATGCCGACGCGAAGAATTGGAAAGAGGTACCTTGTCATATCAGCCACAGTGCACAGCCACATATCACTGTCGCCTATAGTGAGCAGTGAGCGATCATATTCAGGTCGTCATAGTGAGCACAAGATGTACCAGATCCATTTCACATGGAAATAACTCGAGAAAATGTGATGCTCGCAAAGGACTGGTCACTGAGCAGCTTTGTATACATCGTCCGAAACCCaccaacgcctcgctaaGAGCACTATAAGATTTTCCAGCTCTTCTTGATCGACGGCTCATTTTGTAGGGACATTGAACAGTTCTTGCTTCATGTTGAGTTTGCAGAGTTTCGCAACACAGCCAGCTAATTGCAGATAGGTCTGTACGCCTTCCAGAATCCGCATGTGGGTGAAGCCAATGACCCGGATGAATTCGAGCTTCGCATGCTCGGACAGTGATGGTATTGTCTTCGTCACTTTGAACATACTGCTGATGATATCATGCGAAGAGTAGCCCAGACCCCTAAATGTTGTTAGCAAAGTCGTGCCAATTCGTACCATGGATCAGGACTCACCAGAGCTCTTTCAACGAATCCAGTGCCTCATCAACTTTCTGCTCATGGCAGCTCTTGATCATGGCCTGGACTTTGATAGGATGCGGACTGTCCACCACCTTGAAAACGTTGTCTCCATTGACGAACCCAAATCCTGCGTGCGTGGACTGCAAATTGTTGATGGCCTGCCGCATGTCTCCCTCAGCACTGAAGACCAATGCCGCAAGACCGTCGTCACTGAACTGCACATTCTCGGCTTTGCAGATCTGATTTATCCTCTTCACCACTTGTGCATCAGTCAGTCTCGCGTATCGCAAGATTGCGCACCTCGACTGCAGTGGCTCAATAATCTTGTTGCTTTGATTGCATGCAAATGCAAACCGCGTTGTACCAGAATAGATCTCCATGGTTCTCCTCAATGCCTGCTGAGCACCGCTTGTCATGCTGTCCGCCTCATCCAGTATCACAATCTTTTGTCTTCCGGGAGGCAGAGTGACCTTCTTCTGGGCGAATCCCTTAATCCTGTTCCGTACCACATCTATACCGCGCTCGTCGGAAGCGTTCAATTCGAGAACTGCTTCCTTGTAGCTCTCGCCCAGGAGCTGTCGTGCTAAGCAAAGAACGGATGTGGTCTTGCCAATTCCCGGCATTCCGCTGATGATAACGTGAGGCATGTTGCCATCTTTGGCGATAATCTTCAGGCGTTCGATGGTTTCGGTGTTGCCCACAATGTCGTCCAACACAATCGGGCGGTACTTCTCGACCCATGGCAGTTCATAATTGGAAGATGCTCCATTGCTCTGAGCTCTGATGCCGTCGGACTGTGCAGCTTTTGATGATTCGGCGGGAGCCATGTTGCTGATGCAGGAGAAACGCGAAATTGGAAGTTCGGATCGCGGACGACGTGACGAACGCGAAATCCACGCGTCGAGGGCTGCACTGACGTGGACGCACGTGCCATCGAATTGATCAGCGTCATTGCACAATTAAAAGCCGCCCTCTCTTTCTCTCATGCAACATGCCGATACCGAAAAAGCCTCAGACGGAGGGCTCTGCAACCTTTGACCCAGACAAGTTCTTCGAGGCATGGAGCAAAGGAGAGCTCACAGCTCCGTACGACAATGACTTTCGAAAATTCATTATTAAGTCATTTGGGCTGCGTGTGAGCGACCAGTATGGCTACAGAGCTACCACGGAAGTGACTCTACTGGGCGCGCAGTCTCATATAGATGCAGGTGCAGCAAATGGCCTGCACGTTTGGTATCGAGATCCTGCGGGACAACCGGTAAGCATGTCTCAATATCAGGTGCTTGAGATGGCATCTCATGTAAAGTGCAGCCAGCCCTAAGAGTGTCTTCAGAGACCAAATCCAAACGCTACCGACATCGCTGCATATACCGATATCTTTCGTCCAACGACTGTGACTTCCAAAGCTATAACTGCGTTTGCTTCGAATGCAAAGAAGGAAACTGTGAGAGCTGATATTGCGAAACACCTTCACGCACTTTACGCTCCTCCAGAAGCAGCCCGCAAGCTGCAGGTCAACAAGTCCAAGAACCATGTCAATCCATATTTTGACGTCTCTGCGTGGGCATTCCAGAATCTTGAATGGGCTGGTCCAGAGGAGAGAACGGTTGACATTAAGTATAGCCACGCTATTCTGCCCGTGCTCTATCATCACTTTGGCTGTGTCTGCCCGTCATACGAATCCCTATCCTACATGTACCAGATCGCACGCGGGCGACCGATCCTTGACATTGGGAGTGGTAATGGGTACTGGACATATATGCTTCGACGATTTGACATCCATCCTAAGACTCGGCTGAGTGTGACGGCGGTGGACAATGGCCTTAGCGAATGGAGAACCATGTGGATCGGAGACACAATCGAGGCTGATGGTTTCAAGTGGCTGCAACAAAATCAAGGTGGGAAAGACGGTGTTCTTCTGCTCGTGTACCCAATGGTCGGTATGGAGTTCACGTCCAAGATGATCAAGGCGTACAGTAGGTTGTTCGTGAAGTAGCGTTGCGTGCACCGGCTGACGATGTAATACAGAGGGAACCACGATTGTTTCTGCTGGAGCTCAAAATGCCAGTGGATTCACTGCGTTTGCGAAAGAGACCATTGCCGACTGGATGGCACGAGAAATGCCAGCCTGGGAAAAGGTTCTGCAGGTGCCACTTCCTTCGTTCCCGGGCAAAGATGAAGCGCTGTTCATATTCGAGAAGCAAGCCGAGTCAAATGGCTAGGCATCGGCTGGAGCTTGATCCCGCACCAAGCCACACGGTACTTGCTGTTCAGATGAAGATACCGCTTGAGTCATTCCGGTCGGCGGCGTGCGAGATAGGATCCTGATGTGCCAATGCTTGCGATCGGGTATACGTTGACGAGGATATACTCGCTTGCTGCCAGACACAAGGGCACACATCGGATACGCTGAATTTACATGAAGTCCGGATTGCTCGCATGAAAGTTTTGCAATAGCCAAGTGGCCTGCTCCTATAGATACTCTTCCGTGATTGTGAATAGATTGAGCTGTAGATATGTTATGCGGGCCATGAGAAATTCCAGGCGAGCTTGCGTGACAGCCTTTTTGTTGGCTTTGATCAACCTTGCGGCTTAACTTTGCTCTCCCGGACTTGTCCCTCCGCCCTTGCTTCTCGTTTGTCAGCCTCTTTCGTGTGCGGGCGGAATCCACGGACGTGGACGCGCTTCGCGACTGGTACACTCTACGCGTACCGTCGAGGCCTGTCACCTCGGCTCGAGGCGGCTCATGACCGATGAGGGGAAGGCATTCAAGCCTTGAGGATTTGACGCGACTGCATCTTTCACATTCGGGTTTAAGATGCGTGAAAATTACTCCCGGGGCCATACAGGAGGCATAGATTGCTTATTGCCATGCAGGTGACACGAGAACCTGCCAACCTGGACTCTGTCGACGCGGGACAGGGAGACCGCAATTCCGACGAGGCAGGCCATGCTCAAACTCCGAACGGCTTCAGCGAACCCAACGGATTCACTGCCACTGCGGGCGACAATGACAGGAAACGACGAGACAAGCCAAAACAGAAGCGCAACAAACCGACTTTATCGTGTCTCGAATGTGTAGAACGCAAGACGAAATGCGACAGAGCGCGGCCGTGTTTGGCATGTGTCAAGAGGCAGAGCGCGTGCGAGTACACGGCCGTGGCCAACCTCATCGCGTCGTCCGATCGTAAGAATAGCCATCCGAGTAGCAAAGCTCGCTATATCAAGCCTCCTATCAAGGTGCGGCGGACCAGTCTCGCACAATCACCATTGTCCATCCGCGCTTCGCCGACCGTGACCGACAATGGATGGTCATCTCTCGATGGCAGCACTCATCGCCGACAGCATTCACAAAACAGTTCGCCAATCCTGTTTTCCAACGTCCCAATCTCGCAGCAAAGTGCTCCCAGCAATGTCTTTGGTGTTGGTTCGCAACATCCGTTTGCCAACTACTGGACTTGCCAAGGAGGATTGCCAGAGGTAGTCACAGTGCTCCCCAACAAGGACCAGGCGGATATACTAGTCTCAAAGTATTTTGAAATTATCGATAGTGTGTACCCCTTCATTCACAGGTCGGTAAACAAATCTCACACGATTGCATCTTTTTGCTTATGAAACGCGCAGGAGGACATTCTACTCAGATTACGAGCTTTTCTGGGCACTTGAAGACAAAGGCAAAGCAGATGCGTCCCTAGTAGCCTTGCACTACGCCGTATATGCCCTAGGTACGCAGTTCATGCAGTTCACTCCGCTGGAAGAGCGATCGCAGACTGCCGAGTTCTACTGTTCCGCTGCAAACCAGGCATTGAGGGTGTATTCATACCTGAATCGCACCTCGATGCGGGCCATACAGGCCATGCTACTCATGTCATATTTCCTCATGAACGACAATCACGCCAGCGACGCGTATGCCTGGGCAGGCATTCATTTACGACAATCTTATGCAATGCGGTTGCATCGAGATCCAGATATCGTAGTTCCAGAGGCTTCGACTTtagagaagcagcagcggcggaaACTCTGGCAAGCGGTATTCTTCCACGACACGTTTCTGACGATATTGCTCAAGCTTCCTCCGACCGCGACACATAGCGATGTGCCAGTGGAGTCCTTGTCTGATGAGAATGAGCTGAGcgatgatggcatcgatgtGTGCGTAGGTACGCATTCGCGCATCGAAAACCTAATGGTGGGTCAACACATCACAATCATCTGTGACAGGACAGAGGCTTGCGCGCTCGTTGGAAACATGCTAACTTCGTACAGAGCATCAACGTGATTGCGCCTCAGATCCCTCAAACGCTACCCCCACCACAGCCTCATCACACCATCGACCAGACGACTATGAAAGCCGACATTGCCTATATGCGGAGCATGTGGCATCTGGGAAACCTGGCCCAGGAGTGTCTGTCTTCTCCTCTCGCGTTGTCATTACCAGTGGCAAACAGCGTGCGGCATAAAGAGTCTCTCGTCGCGGCATTCCGAAGACTCTACAAAACATTCCCTGCCCAGCTGACAATACTGGACTACGAAACTCTACGACACCAGGCCAACAGCAACTCTCGGGTCGTTCGACAAAACCTCTTCCTAACCTCGGAATACTACCACAGTCTGATGCTTCTCCAAGCTTCCGAGAATCGAGAGCAAGGTGTCGAACCCAACGTCAAAGCAACTCTTGAAGCCGCACATGAAGCGCTCGATGCCTTCTTCAAGCTTTGGTTGATGTTCGAGGTCGAAGCTGTTGTATGGTGGGCATTTCAGCATCGCGCTTTCGAGGAAAGTCTGCTTCTAGCCAGGTTCCTCGCTATTCCTCCACCGCCCGAAGCACAGTCTGATCCTATCTACTCAAAAGCCAAGGAGGATATTGCGAGAATGTTGCAGATCATGGAGCGCTATGGGAGCGACATCGAAATGCATAAGACTCGGAAAGACGTTCTTCGCGATGCGTATCTGCAGATTGTCGTGTGAGCGAAGATGTTGTATTCGAAGATGCTCTCTCAAAACTGCTGGCAGAGCGTACTCGGACTCACGCATCAGACTGCTCACTGCGGTGTCTCCACGCGTCTCGCCGAGACGAAAGAACAGAACAACCATTTCAAGAGAAAGATGGTGTCTAACCACTCTATCCGCGAAAGACCTCGCATGGCCATGTCTCAGGCACGTTCCTGCTACATATCTTTGC from Cercospora beticola chromosome 3, complete sequence includes the following:
- a CDS encoding uncharacterized protein (CAZy:GH47), translated to MISLRRYVTYAGVAVVALIVLTHFRQNIASQTRIQYAAFFRSGKSQNDGQFRWSDVPLHYQPESITSLPTAKPRRLPKVQFDFAKETAEQAAIRRERRAAVKATFQRCWKAYTEHAWLMDEVTPITGNFKNGFGGWAATLVDSLDTLWIMDLKDEFEQAVQAAITIDLSKCTEESVNVFETTIRHLGGFLSAYDLSEDKRLLDKATEFGEMLLKAFDTPNHMPITRWRPQAALTTRQVADDVVLVAEIGSLSMEFTHLSQLTGDMRYFDAVNRVMQLFAKQQEDTHLPGMFQVVVNGRDADFTKDTYFTLSAMSDSLYEYFPKMHALLGGTDPIYARMYKRSMKTAIKHNLWKPMTPDGADILMSGNVRAEMGKPPKLEPQGQHLVCFAGGMFALGGRLTEQEDHVDIGKKLTDGCIWAYQALPMGVMPEVFEMVPCPSRQGECPWDEEKWRDAVNQFDATRDQDPIDDLRLPKGFTNIRDRRYILRPETIESVFILYRTTGQTYLLDRGWEMFTSIVNATETDIANAALADVTYDPAWLESTGHSVKMNSMESFWLAETLKYFYLLYSEVDSISLDDWVFNTEAHPFKRPAVQS
- the RFC4 gene encoding replication factor C subunit 4, producing the protein MAPAESSKAAQSDGIRAQSNGASSNYELPWVEKYRPIVLDDIVGNTETIERLKIIAKDGNMPHVIISGMPGIGKTTSVLCLARQLLGESYKEAVLELNASDERGIDVVRNRIKGFAQKKVTLPPGRQKIVILDEADSMTSGAQQALRRTMEIYSGTTRFAFACNQSNKIIEPLQSRCAILRYARLTDAQVVKRINQICKAENVQFSDDGLAALVFSAEGDMRQAINNLQSTHAGFGFVNGDNVFKVVDSPHPIKVQAMIKSCHEQKVDEALDSLKELWGLGYSSHDIISSMFKVTKTIPSLSEHAKLEFIRVIGFTHMRILEGVQTYLQLAGCVAKLCKLNMKQELFNVPTK